The Sphingobium aromaticiconvertens genome includes the window TGCCATGGGCATCGCGCATTTTTAAAACGCTTGGCAAGCAGACACTTTTACGCTCATGCAGCGCGCGCAGATGGGGCGGTTCACGGGCCGCACTTCAAGGTTCCTATTTCTTATCCAGGCGAGTTCATGATCAACAGCCTTAAAATTGTCCCCGTTGTTTTATCCGGTGGGTCCGGCACCAGACTCTGGCCCGTTTCAAGGCCTGAGCGCCCGAAACAGCTGCTCCCGCTCACGGCGGACGAGACCATGTTGCAGCTCACCATCAAGCGGGCGGATGGCTGCCAGACCTCTGTCGGACGCCCGATCCTGGTTGCCAATGCAGCCCACGCAGACATTATTGACGAGCAGCTCCGTGCCAGCGGGGTCAATGATTATCTCGTCCTGCTCGAGCCTTTTGGCCGCAACACGGCGCCCGCCATTGCGCTGGCTGCCCTTGAAACGCAGCCAAGCGATGTCATGCTGGTCATGCCCAGCGATCATATTATCGCCGACCTGCCAGCCTTTCATGAAGCGATCGCCCGCGCCCTGCCGCTGGTGGCGGAGGGCTGGCTGGTCACATTCGGCATCACGCCGGATGCGCCTGAAACCGGCTATGGCTATATCAAGATGGGCGAGACCTGCGGTGATCAGGTTCACAAAGTCGCGCGTTTCGTTGAAAAGCCCGATACTGCCAGTGCCGTTGCGATGCTGGCTGAAGGCAATCATGTCTGGAATGCCGGCATCTTCCTGTTTCGCGCTGACGCCTATCTGGCGGCGCTGGAGCGCCATCAGCCCGCCATGCTGGCTGCGGTTAAGGCTTCGCTGGAAGGAGCGGAACGCAACGGCCTACACGTCTCCCCCGACCCGCAGACCTTTGCCACTTGCCCATCGGATTCGGTCGACTATGCCATCATGGAACGGGAAGACCGTGTCGCCTGCGTGCCGGTGAACATGGGCTGGTCGGATGTCGGAAGCTGGGATTCGCTGCACACCATCAGCACCAAAGATGGTGATGGCAACGCTGTTCGCGGAGAGGTGCTGGCTCTGGGCGCGCGCAACTGCCTTATCCATACAGACGGCCCGCGGGTCACGCTCGTGGATGTCGATGACCTGATTGTCGTCGTCTCGCAGGGCGAGGTCATGATCCTGCGCCGGGGTGAATCCCAGAAAGTGCGCAAGGTGACCGAGGCGATCAAGGACGCGGCTATCTGACCGGCCCAGTTCTCTTCTGACTGGGCGCCAAGCGATAGCGCATAGTGCGAAAATATGAGGATATATGACGCAGACTGTTTCGGTTGCTGACCTGATGGCCCGTTCCGGGATCGCTTTTGGAACCAGTGGCGCGCGGGGCTTGGTGAGCGCCATGACGGACAGCGTCTGTTTCGCCTACACCTGCGCTTTCCTGCAACATCTTGAGAATATCGGTCAGTTTGCACCCGGCGGGCATGTGGCGATCGCAGGCGACCTGCGGCCGTCCACGCCCCGCATCATGGCAGCGTGCGCGGCGGCAGTTCGGCATAGGGGTGGAACCCCTGACTATTGCGGCTTTGTCCCGTCACCTGCGGTCGCGGCCTATGGCTTTGCGCAGGGCATCCCTTCGCTGATGGTGACCGGAAGCCACATTCCCGATGACCGCAACGGCATCAAGTTCAACCGCACCGATGGGGAGATCCTCAAGCCCGACGAACTGGCCATGCGCGCTCAGGACGTGCGCCTCCCGGACCTGTTCGACGCACAAGGAATGCTGAAAGTCGCGCAGGATAGCGGACCCCTGGTCGATGTCGTGACCGCATATGTGGCGCGTTATGTTGAATTTTTCGGGCCAAAGGCGCTGCAGGGGCTGACGCTGGGCGTCTACGAACATTCCGCTGTGGGCCGGGATGTTCTGGTCACGATTGTTGAACAGCTTGGTGGGCAGGTTGTCCGCCTTGGCCGGTCCGAAACCTTCATTCCCGTCGATACAGAAGCCGTCCGCCCGCAGGATCAGGTGCTGGCGCGGCAATGGGCAGCCGAATTCACGCTCGATGCGATCCTTTCCACAGACGGCGATTCAGACCGCCCCCTGCTCGCGGATGAAACCGGCGCGTGGATGCGGGGCGACGTGCTGGGCATAATATGTGCCCAGGCACTGGGGATCGAGGCGGTGGCAGCGCCGGTCAGCTGCAACACGGCTCTGGAGCGCTCCAACACCTTCAAACAGGTGCGCCGCACCCGCATTGGCTCGCCTTATGTGATCGAAGCCATGAACGCCCTGATCGATGGATCAACGACGGTGTGCGGGTATGAGGCCAATGGCGGCTTTTTGCTCGGAACAGTTATCGACCATGAGGGGCGGCGCCTGCCGGCCCTTCCCACGCGCGATGCCGTCCTGCCCATGATTGCGGCTCTGGTCTACGCACAGCGCAGGGGCATGACGCTGTCCGCCCTTCAGGCTACATTACCGGCCCGCTACACGTTCAGCGAACGCCTCCAAAACTATCCCACCGATCAGAGCCAGGCGCTTCTCAGCCAACTTCAGGAAGGCACGGAAGCGGACATATTGGCGCGTCTGACGCAGATGTTCGATGATCTGGCTGGCACCGCCATCGCCTTCGACACGACGGATGGCTTGCGCATTAGCTTTGAAGAGGGGGATATCATCCACCTGCGGCCTAGCGGCAATGCCCCGGAACTGCGCTGCTACACCGAAAGCGCTTCCGCCGAGCGCGCGGCCAAGCTTAATGAGCAAGTTCTTGGTAAAATTGGGAAGCTGCCGGCAGCTTAAGATCAGAATGCCGCTGGAGGTAGCAATTATTGGCTGCAGCCAGTAGCATAGTCCGATACTTAAAAATCTTGCCTAATTATGCGATGGACGAGAGCAGCGCCCTGACTGAATCCTGCCAACCTGCGCTTGGCCGAACCACCTTTATCTGTCCCGCCTGCACATCCTTGATCCACCGCTCAATGCACATGGCAAGATCCCGTGACCCTGCGTCGACCGGGAAGTAGCAGACACCCAACTCTTTATGGATTGAGAATATGGGCAGATCGCGCGCCAGCACCGGCTTGTCATGCCCCAGCGCCTCTATCAGCGGCAATCCGAACCCTTCGGCATGGGAGGCGATGATTACCCCCTCGCAGGCCTGATAAATCCGCTCCAGTTCCAAGTCGCCCACATCGTCAAACCACAGTAGCTTGCCGCCATATTCGGGGTGCGTTCGGATTGCATCCCGCAGATCCTCGATATGCCACCCCATTCGGCCCA containing:
- a CDS encoding mannose-1-phosphate guanylyltransferase/mannose-6-phosphate isomerase, which codes for MINSLKIVPVVLSGGSGTRLWPVSRPERPKQLLPLTADETMLQLTIKRADGCQTSVGRPILVANAAHADIIDEQLRASGVNDYLVLLEPFGRNTAPAIALAALETQPSDVMLVMPSDHIIADLPAFHEAIARALPLVAEGWLVTFGITPDAPETGYGYIKMGETCGDQVHKVARFVEKPDTASAVAMLAEGNHVWNAGIFLFRADAYLAALERHQPAMLAAVKASLEGAERNGLHVSPDPQTFATCPSDSVDYAIMEREDRVACVPVNMGWSDVGSWDSLHTISTKDGDGNAVRGEVLALGARNCLIHTDGPRVTLVDVDDLIVVVSQGEVMILRRGESQKVRKVTEAIKDAAI
- a CDS encoding phosphomannomutase, with amino-acid sequence MTQTVSVADLMARSGIAFGTSGARGLVSAMTDSVCFAYTCAFLQHLENIGQFAPGGHVAIAGDLRPSTPRIMAACAAAVRHRGGTPDYCGFVPSPAVAAYGFAQGIPSLMVTGSHIPDDRNGIKFNRTDGEILKPDELAMRAQDVRLPDLFDAQGMLKVAQDSGPLVDVVTAYVARYVEFFGPKALQGLTLGVYEHSAVGRDVLVTIVEQLGGQVVRLGRSETFIPVDTEAVRPQDQVLARQWAAEFTLDAILSTDGDSDRPLLADETGAWMRGDVLGIICAQALGIEAVAAPVSCNTALERSNTFKQVRRTRIGSPYVIEAMNALIDGSTTVCGYEANGGFLLGTVIDHEGRRLPALPTRDAVLPMIAALVYAQRRGMTLSALQATLPARYTFSERLQNYPTDQSQALLSQLQEGTEADILARLTQMFDDLAGTAIAFDTTDGLRISFEEGDIIHLRPSGNAPELRCYTESASAERAAKLNEQVLGKIGKLPAA